A single genomic interval of Gammaproteobacteria bacterium harbors:
- the minD gene encoding Z-ring positioning protein MinD, which translates to MRNPGQEDNKYFLLGVNLAKIIVVTSGKGGVGKTTTSASFGVGLSLRGHKTVVIDFDIGLRNLDLIMGCERRVVYDFVNVINGEAKLNQALIKDKRIDQLYTLPASQTRDKDVLTLDGVSRVLHELQQELGFEYIVCDSPAGIEKGAFMALYFSDEAIVVTNPEISSVRDSDRILGILSAKSRRAVEELDPVKAHLLVTRYHPERVELGEMMSVDDIKGILGIPVLGVIPESESVLNASNVGTPVILDERSQAGVAYSDMVDRFLGENRPLRFIHSERKGLLRRLFRS; encoded by the coding sequence TTGAGAAACCCGGGTCAAGAAGATAATAAATATTTTTTATTGGGGGTCAATTTGGCCAAAATTATTGTCGTCACCTCGGGTAAGGGGGGAGTCGGCAAAACCACCACCAGCGCCAGCTTCGGCGTTGGACTTAGCCTGCGAGGGCATAAAACTGTCGTAATTGATTTCGACATTGGGCTGCGGAACCTTGATCTCATCATGGGATGCGAGCGGCGGGTGGTTTATGACTTCGTTAACGTTATTAATGGAGAAGCCAAGCTCAACCAGGCGCTCATCAAAGATAAAAGAATTGATCAGCTTTATACGCTGCCCGCGTCGCAGACGCGAGACAAGGATGTTCTGACGCTAGATGGAGTAAGTCGTGTCCTCCATGAGTTGCAACAGGAATTAGGGTTTGAGTATATCGTTTGCGATTCTCCTGCCGGTATCGAAAAAGGGGCTTTCATGGCCTTGTATTTCTCTGACGAAGCGATTGTCGTTACAAATCCAGAGATTTCTTCAGTGCGTGACTCAGATCGTATTCTGGGAATTTTATCGGCTAAATCACGGCGCGCGGTAGAAGAATTAGATCCGGTGAAAGCACATCTGCTCGTCACCCGTTATCACCCTGAACGAGTGGAATTAGGCGAAATGATGAGTGTGGATGATATCAAGGGAATTTTGGGTATTCCGGTGCTTGGTGTGATTCCAGAATCGGAATCGGTCCTTAACGCCTCCAATGTAGGAACTCCGGTTATCCTAGACGAAAGAAGCCAGGCCGGAGTAGCTTATTCAGATATGGTTGATCGCTTCCTTGGCGAAAATCGTCCGCTGCGCTTCATTCACTCCGAGAGGAAGGGCCTCCTCCGGCGTCTATTTAGGAGTTGA
- the minE gene encoding Z-ring positioning protein MinE, whose amino-acid sequence MSFLDYFLGRRRNTAEVAKERLQIILAHERSRTTPDYLPDLQREILAVVAKYIKIDLQEIRVKLEREGDYEVLELNIPLPEDPKGTTIRATTNSRPH is encoded by the coding sequence ATGTCGTTCCTGGACTATTTCTTAGGTCGACGACGCAATACTGCAGAAGTCGCGAAGGAACGACTTCAAATTATCCTTGCGCACGAACGTTCCCGTACCACCCCTGATTATTTGCCAGACTTGCAAAGAGAAATTTTGGCGGTTGTGGCGAAATACATCAAAATTGATTTGCAAGAGATTCGGGTTAAATTGGAACGCGAGGGTGATTACGAAGTATTGGAACTCAATATTCCTCTTCCCGAGGATCCCAAGGGCACGACTATTCGCGCGACAACAAATTCCCGTCCCCACTGA
- a CDS encoding CysZ protein, which yields MHATIDDNHLKDLMKIALMELLEEHPAMLRGLMAEALEDMTADRSRGEREDDDYEEDDLIRERTRRHTARPRRTRAHASSPGFPDPEAENTHHRAAGRTTSEFSTTEAEGANPAGHWDHNEESFAPEESHPGATTSDYGAAFDPFFRKQSPASGSVYGGTAANPPFHHHANTKPSQSSFSGAGYLSRGLTFLLDPDLRPYLVLPMATSILLFSIAVWLGMGRFGAFSGWTHGYLPFWLSWIDWLLWPFFTIAPVVIIFYFFTLVANILAAPFNSLLAEKVSRKLNGLPLGGGPGFGTAILRVPSSLKEEWRKSVWFVVRAFAVMILFFIPLINLAAPFVWTLFSAWSLALKYIDYPVASQDLEFDETRALAAENRWLVLEFGGAVLLMTIVPVLNFVAMPAAVAGASALWTERMAIRRNV from the coding sequence ATGCATGCAACCATTGACGATAACCACCTTAAGGACCTCATGAAAATCGCCTTGATGGAGCTTTTGGAAGAGCACCCGGCGATGCTGCGTGGTCTCATGGCAGAGGCCTTGGAAGATATGACGGCCGACCGTTCTCGTGGTGAGCGGGAAGATGATGATTATGAAGAGGATGATTTAATCAGGGAGCGCACTCGTCGGCATACCGCGCGCCCACGACGGACGCGGGCACACGCCTCATCTCCTGGATTCCCTGATCCAGAAGCCGAGAATACGCACCATCGTGCCGCTGGCCGGACAACTTCCGAGTTTTCGACTACCGAAGCTGAGGGAGCTAACCCTGCGGGGCACTGGGATCACAACGAGGAATCCTTCGCTCCGGAAGAATCCCATCCAGGAGCTACTACGTCTGACTACGGAGCAGCATTCGATCCATTCTTCAGAAAACAGTCTCCTGCTTCGGGTTCCGTTTATGGTGGTACGGCCGCTAACCCACCCTTTCATCATCACGCAAACACCAAGCCATCACAATCTTCATTTAGTGGCGCTGGCTATTTATCGCGTGGTCTAACGTTCCTCCTCGACCCTGATCTACGTCCCTACCTGGTGCTGCCCATGGCTACCAGCATTCTGCTTTTCTCCATCGCTGTCTGGTTGGGCATGGGACGATTTGGTGCCTTCAGTGGTTGGACCCATGGTTATCTACCTTTTTGGTTAAGCTGGATAGACTGGTTACTATGGCCCTTTTTCACCATCGCTCCCGTGGTAATAATTTTTTATTTTTTTACTTTGGTGGCAAATATCCTTGCTGCACCCTTTAACTCACTATTGGCGGAAAAAGTATCACGCAAACTCAACGGGCTACCCCTTGGAGGTGGGCCAGGGTTCGGTACCGCCATTCTGCGGGTACCATCATCCCTGAAGGAAGAATGGCGCAAGTCCGTATGGTTTGTTGTCCGCGCTTTCGCGGTAATGATTCTCTTTTTTATCCCACTGATTAATTTGGCCGCGCCTTTTGTGTGGACATTATTCTCCGCCTGGTCCCTGGCATTGAAATATATAGATTATCCAGTGGCTAGCCAGGATTTAGAATTTGATGAAACACGAGCGCTTGCAGCGGAAAATCGCTGGCTAGTACTGGAATTTGGCGGAGCGGTGCTGCTAATGACGATAGTACCAGTGCTTAATTTCGTCGCAATGCCTGCGGCAGTAGCGGGCGCTTCCGCGCTCTGGACAGAACGCATGGCGATCCGCCGCAATGTTTAA
- the minC gene encoding putative septum site-determining protein MinC (Evidence 3 : Putative function from multiple computational evidences) has product MPDFSSPTIPILIEGSSRHRLPIVADQTALTFKGSSFTLTVAHLTTPDLDRIKKELKTKTAQAPAFFQDTAVVLDLQAIDGQALDLKTLLDILRNNGTHPLGVRHADVFQQTEARALGLAIFPPTRKDEPRTSSPEMRIKPKLWIQPVRSGQQVYAAGGDLIVLGMVNSGAEVLADGNIHCYAPLRGRALAGVKGDSEARIFTYCLEAELLSVAGFYRVVESVKELPADVRAKPAQIYLSGERVMIEAV; this is encoded by the coding sequence ATGCCAGACTTCAGCTCTCCGACTATCCCCATCCTTATTGAAGGATCCAGCCGTCACCGACTTCCAATTGTTGCCGATCAAACTGCATTGACCTTCAAGGGGTCTTCATTCACGTTGACAGTAGCGCATCTGACTACTCCTGACCTGGATCGGATAAAAAAAGAACTGAAGACGAAAACGGCTCAGGCTCCGGCCTTTTTTCAGGATACCGCCGTTGTTTTGGATCTCCAGGCCATTGATGGCCAAGCTCTAGACCTCAAAACGTTGCTTGATATTTTGCGTAACAACGGTACTCACCCTCTTGGGGTCCGTCATGCGGATGTTTTCCAGCAGACTGAAGCACGTGCCTTGGGACTTGCCATTTTTCCGCCCACCCGGAAAGATGAACCTCGGACTTCTTCACCAGAAATGCGGATTAAACCCAAACTCTGGATCCAACCGGTACGTTCCGGGCAGCAAGTTTACGCCGCAGGCGGTGATCTCATTGTACTAGGTATGGTTAATTCAGGCGCGGAGGTGCTCGCCGATGGTAATATCCACTGCTACGCACCATTGCGCGGGCGGGCCTTAGCAGGAGTGAAAGGAGATAGCGAGGCACGAATATTTACCTATTGTCTGGAAGCGGAATTACTTTCGGTGGCCGGCTTTTATCGAGTAGTGGAAAGCGTTAAAGAACTTCCCGCCGATGTGCGCGCTAAACCTGCACAGATCTACCTATCAGGAGAGCGTGTAATGATTGAAGCGGTTTAA